The proteins below come from a single Serratia ficaria genomic window:
- a CDS encoding choline transporter yields the protein MTTRETSSKPQQDRLNPVVFFTSAGLILAFSLMTIFFTDFSGRWITRTLNWVSTTFGWYYLLAATLYIVFVVFIAASRFGSIKLGPEQSKPEFSLMSWAAMLFAAGIGIDLMFFSVAEPVTQYMMPPEGDAQTLEAARQAMVWTLFHYGLTGWSMYALMGIALGYFSYRYNLPLTIRSALYPIFGKRINGPIGHSVDIAAVLGTIFGIATTLGIGVVQLNYGLKVLFQVPENLTVQGSLILLSVIMATISVTSGVNKGIRILSELNVLLALGLILFVLFFGDTEFLLNALVLNVGDYINRFMGMTLNSFAFDRPVEWMNNWTLFFWAWWVAWSPFVGLFLARISRGRTIRQFVVGTLIIPFVFTLLWLSIFGNSALYQIIHGNAEFAQEVMQYPERGFYSLLAQYPGFTFSASVATITGLLFYVTSADSGSLVLGNFTSRLADINNDAPNWLRIFWSVAIGLLTIGMLMTDGVPALQKTTVIMGLPFSFVIFFVMAGLYKSLRVEDYRRASALSTLAPVPVSSHDVLNWKQRLSRVMNYPGTQYTQKMLDKVCRPAMQDVARELELRGAKVEFTEVPPAEDERLNHLELLVRLGEEQNFIYQIWPMRYSVPGFTYRARSGKSHYYRLETFLMEGTQGNDLMDYSKEQVIGDILDQYEKHLNFLHIHREAPGNTLTFPDM from the coding sequence ATGACAACACGCGAAACCTCCTCAAAACCGCAGCAGGATCGCCTCAACCCTGTGGTTTTCTTCACGTCGGCGGGGCTGATCCTGGCCTTCTCGCTGATGACCATCTTTTTCACCGACTTCTCCGGGCGCTGGATCACCCGAACCCTGAATTGGGTGTCGACCACCTTCGGTTGGTACTACCTGCTGGCCGCCACCCTGTACATTGTGTTCGTGGTGTTTATCGCCGCCTCGCGCTTCGGCTCCATCAAGCTCGGGCCTGAGCAATCCAAACCGGAATTCAGCCTGATGAGCTGGGCGGCGATGCTGTTCGCCGCCGGCATCGGCATCGACCTGATGTTCTTCTCGGTCGCCGAACCGGTGACCCAGTACATGATGCCGCCGGAGGGCGACGCGCAAACGCTCGAGGCCGCGCGCCAGGCCATGGTGTGGACGCTGTTCCACTACGGCCTCACCGGCTGGTCGATGTACGCGCTGATGGGCATCGCCCTCGGCTACTTCAGCTACCGCTACAACCTGCCGCTGACCATCCGCTCGGCGCTGTACCCGATCTTCGGCAAGCGCATTAACGGCCCGATCGGCCACAGCGTGGATATCGCCGCGGTGCTGGGCACCATCTTCGGCATCGCCACCACCCTGGGCATCGGCGTGGTGCAGCTGAACTACGGCCTGAAGGTGCTGTTCCAGGTGCCGGAAAATCTGACGGTGCAAGGTTCGCTGATCCTGCTGTCGGTGATCATGGCCACCATCTCGGTGACTTCCGGCGTCAATAAGGGCATCCGCATCCTGTCCGAGCTGAACGTGCTGCTGGCGTTGGGGCTGATCCTGTTCGTGTTGTTCTTCGGCGACACCGAGTTCCTGCTGAACGCGCTGGTGCTCAACGTCGGCGATTACATCAACCGCTTTATGGGCATGACGCTCAACAGCTTCGCCTTCGATCGCCCGGTGGAATGGATGAACAACTGGACCCTGTTCTTCTGGGCCTGGTGGGTGGCCTGGTCGCCGTTTGTCGGCCTGTTCCTGGCGCGTATTTCACGCGGCCGCACCATTCGCCAGTTCGTGGTCGGCACGCTGATCATTCCGTTCGTGTTCACCCTGCTGTGGCTGTCGATCTTCGGCAACAGCGCGCTGTACCAGATCATTCACGGCAACGCCGAATTCGCCCAGGAAGTGATGCAGTACCCGGAGCGCGGCTTCTACAGCCTGCTGGCGCAGTACCCGGGCTTCACCTTCAGCGCCTCGGTGGCCACCATCACCGGCCTGCTGTTCTACGTCACCTCGGCGGACTCCGGCTCGCTGGTATTGGGCAACTTCACCTCGCGCCTGGCCGACATCAATAACGACGCGCCGAACTGGCTGCGGATTTTCTGGTCGGTGGCGATCGGCCTGCTGACCATCGGCATGCTGATGACCGACGGCGTGCCCGCGCTGCAGAAGACCACGGTGATCATGGGCTTGCCGTTCAGCTTCGTGATCTTCTTCGTGATGGCCGGACTGTACAAATCGCTGCGGGTCGAGGACTACCGCAGGGCCAGCGCGCTCAGCACCCTGGCGCCGGTGCCGGTTTCCAGCCACGACGTGCTGAACTGGAAACAGCGCCTGTCGCGGGTGATGAACTACCCGGGCACGCAGTACACGCAGAAGATGCTGGATAAAGTGTGCCGCCCGGCGATGCAGGACGTGGCGCGCGAGCTGGAGCTGCGCGGCGCGAAGGTGGAGTTCACCGAGGTGCCGCCGGCGGAAGATGAACGGTTGAACCACCTGGAACTGCTGGTGCGGTTGGGCGAGGAGCAGAACTTCATCTACCAGATCTGGCCGATGCGTTACTCGGTGCCGGGCTTCACCTACCGCGCCCGCTCCGGCAAATCGCACTACTACCGGCTGGAAACCTTCCTGATGGAAGGCACCCAGGGCAACGACCTGATGGACTACAGCAAAGAACAGGTGATTGGCGACATTCTCGACCAGTACGAGAAACACCTGAACTTCCTGCATATTCACCGCGAAGCGCCGGGCAACACCCTGACCTTCCCGGATATGTAA